From the genome of Halobacteriovorax marinus SJ:
GTATCGTAGTGGTTTCCATTACTATATATTTTTAGAGCATTATTTAAATGCTCCATTACAACTTCAATCATCTAATCATCAACCTTCAATACTGCGAGGAAGGCTTCTTGTGGAATTTCTACACTACCAACCATCTTCATTCTCTTCTTACCAGCTTTTTGCTTTTCAAGAAGTTTTCTCTTTCTAGAGATATCCCCACCATAACATTTCGCTAGTACATTCTTACGTAATGCCTTCACTGTTTCTCTAGAGATAATCTTTGCTCCAATAGCAGCTTGAATAGCAATATCAAATTGCTGTCTATCAATAATTTTTCTCAGTCTCTCAACTAAGACCTTACCTTTGCTATAGGCATTGTCTCTGTGACAGATCAAAGAAAGAGCATCAACTTTCTCACCATTAAGTAAGATATCAACCTTTACTAAGCTCGAAGGCTCGTAGCCTTTAAACTCGTAATCCATAGAGGCATACCCTTTAGACATCCCCTTTAGCTTATCGTAAAAGTCAAAGACCATTTCACTAAGTGGGAGATCATATGAGATTTGAACTCTATCTTCTGTAATATAATTAAGATCAGTTTGAATCCCTCTTCTCTCTTCACATAACTTAATAATTCTTCCTACAAATTCATTTGGAACGTGGATAGAGATTTTAACGTATGGCTCAGAGATAGACTCAAACTCTCCTGGCTCAGGAAGGTCCGCTGGATTTTCTACATCGATCTGACCACCGTCATTAAGTTGAACTGTATAAGACACAGAAGGAGCAGTTGAAATTAAATTTAATTCAAATTCTCTCTCAAGTCTTTCTTGAATAATATTCATGTGTAGAAGGCCTAAGAATCCACATCTAAACCCAAAACCAAGTGCACCCGATGTTTCAGGCTCATAGGTAAATGATGAATCGTTTAGAGCTAACTTCTCTAAGGCCTCTTTTAAATTTTCATAGTCAACAGATTCAACTGGAAAAATCCCACAGAAAACCATCGGCTTAACTTCTGAATATCCAGGTAAATTTGGCGTGTCTTTCTTCTTAGCGTGTACAACTGTATCGCCGATCTTCACATCGCGCACAGCTTTAATTCCACAGATAAGCATCCCAACTTCACCGGCGCCAAGCTCAGTAACTTCTTCAAAGAAAGGAGTATTAACTCCCATTTTTAACACTTCATACTCTTGGTCTGAGTGCTTGAGATAAACCTTATCTTTCTTCTTAAGCTTACCTTCCATGACTCTAACAAGAACCACTACACCTTGATATGGATCAAACCAAGAATCAAAAATAAGGGCCTGTAAATCGTTATCGGGACTACCTGTTGGAGAAGGAATTTTCTCGATAATTGTCTCTAGAAGTTTCCCCATTCCGATTCCAGATTTGGCCGAAACTTCATCCGCATCCATTGCATCGATACCAACAATATCTTCTATTTCTTGTTTTACTTTATCTACATCTGCGTGTGGAAGATCAATCTTATTTAAAACGGGAACGATTTCCAGATCGTTTTCCATGGCCATATAAACGTTGGCCAGAGTTTGCGCCTCAACACCTTGGGAGGCATCAACTACTAGTAGCGCTCCATCACAAGAGGCAAGAGAGCGAGAAACCTCATAAGAAAAATCAACGTGCCCCGGAGTATCGATGAGATTAAGGAAGTATGTATTCCCATCTTCCGCTTGATATTTAAGTCTTACTGTTTGC
Proteins encoded in this window:
- the lepA gene encoding translation elongation factor 4 — encoded protein: MDQKFIRNFSIIAHIDHGKSTLADRLLDETKTITAREKKDRLLDNMDLEKERGITIKAQTVRLKYQAEDGNTYFLNLIDTPGHVDFSYEVSRSLASCDGALLVVDASQGVEAQTLANVYMAMENDLEIVPVLNKIDLPHADVDKVKQEIEDIVGIDAMDADEVSAKSGIGMGKLLETIIEKIPSPTGSPDNDLQALIFDSWFDPYQGVVVLVRVMEGKLKKKDKVYLKHSDQEYEVLKMGVNTPFFEEVTELGAGEVGMLICGIKAVRDVKIGDTVVHAKKKDTPNLPGYSEVKPMVFCGIFPVESVDYENLKEALEKLALNDSSFTYEPETSGALGFGFRCGFLGLLHMNIIQERLEREFELNLISTAPSVSYTVQLNDGGQIDVENPADLPEPGEFESISEPYVKISIHVPNEFVGRIIKLCEERRGIQTDLNYITEDRVQISYDLPLSEMVFDFYDKLKGMSKGYASMDYEFKGYEPSSLVKVDILLNGEKVDALSLICHRDNAYSKGKVLVERLRKIIDRQQFDIAIQAAIGAKIISRETVKALRKNVLAKCYGGDISRKRKLLEKQKAGKKRMKMVGSVEIPQEAFLAVLKVDD